A region of Reichenbachiella carrageenanivorans DNA encodes the following proteins:
- a CDS encoding RagB/SusD family nutrient uptake outer membrane protein — translation MKRNIKYLFLVLLIGIMPSCKEEFLEETNPNETATDNYWSDLNDTNAGLNAAYSSLLNHFVLSITEEAWKSDMGWPGYGRPTPTATAEGVSWYYKTYTDGTNSIRQKWEGCYLGIFRANQVIEALDNLEGTVNEEEWKIQMGQARFLRGLLHFYLYSTYNKGEIIIRDFVPRSQEDFNKGLSPAAEVLTFFRADLDFAYKNLPAKYEENVKTGRATAGAAATVLGTSYLHEGEIDLAIPLFEDVINNPEYGYKLVTDLDLLFTTAGEFNDESIFEIVYNEELRSDLGQWDEQSLSNRMVNNSVASTGFFTPAWLASKYKNEPMDPLDDRNYYIDPIAGKVQRNVPLRASAMVALIEDEQTLYYLTDNVSTNMKNSATGWGFALYKKYSNHDYLEDENDLPRGSWNSGKNVTVNRLADVYLMLAECYISKGQIAEALALINDIRARWGLILLGPSGGSTTRTYDNVVYTEATLMDHLMYVEKPLEMSVEGHATRWIDLRRWGKIGENFEKLSKETYYLVDYTHSKMDGTTATRFKSSLVLNPGALASITVDYEYDLTAANYNPELHDYLPIPSSEVVSNPNIK, via the coding sequence ATGAAACGAAATATAAAATACTTATTCCTAGTGCTGTTGATAGGCATTATGCCGTCATGTAAGGAGGAATTTCTTGAGGAGACTAACCCTAATGAGACCGCTACAGATAATTACTGGTCTGATCTAAATGATACCAATGCGGGACTTAATGCAGCATATTCTTCATTGCTCAATCATTTTGTATTGAGTATCACAGAAGAAGCCTGGAAATCAGACATGGGATGGCCAGGATATGGTAGACCTACTCCTACAGCTACTGCTGAAGGCGTGTCGTGGTACTACAAGACCTATACAGATGGCACCAATTCGATCAGACAGAAATGGGAAGGTTGCTATTTAGGGATTTTTAGGGCCAATCAAGTCATCGAGGCACTCGACAATCTCGAAGGGACAGTCAATGAAGAAGAGTGGAAGATTCAAATGGGTCAAGCCCGATTTTTGAGAGGTCTGTTGCATTTTTACTTGTATTCTACTTATAACAAAGGCGAGATCATCATCAGAGATTTTGTGCCTCGTTCACAAGAAGACTTCAACAAAGGATTGTCTCCAGCGGCAGAAGTGCTTACGTTTTTTAGAGCAGATTTAGATTTTGCTTATAAAAATTTGCCCGCCAAGTATGAAGAAAATGTGAAGACTGGACGGGCTACAGCTGGCGCAGCCGCTACCGTTTTGGGTACTAGCTATCTACACGAGGGAGAAATAGACTTGGCGATCCCACTATTCGAAGATGTGATTAACAACCCTGAATACGGTTATAAGTTGGTAACGGACTTGGATTTACTATTCACCACCGCAGGTGAGTTCAACGATGAATCTATTTTCGAAATCGTATACAATGAAGAGTTGAGATCTGATTTGGGACAATGGGACGAGCAGAGTTTGTCTAACAGGATGGTCAACAACTCAGTGGCCTCTACAGGTTTTTTCACACCTGCATGGTTGGCTAGCAAGTATAAGAACGAGCCAATGGATCCACTGGATGATAGAAACTACTATATAGACCCTATCGCGGGCAAAGTGCAAAGAAACGTGCCATTGAGAGCCTCAGCGATGGTGGCTTTGATCGAAGACGAGCAGACCCTTTACTACCTGACGGATAATGTGAGCACGAATATGAAAAACTCGGCTACTGGGTGGGGATTCGCTTTGTATAAAAAGTATAGCAATCATGACTATTTGGAAGATGAAAATGATTTGCCTCGTGGCAGTTGGAATTCAGGTAAGAACGTGACCGTAAACAGATTGGCAGATGTGTACCTGATGCTTGCGGAGTGTTATATCAGCAAAGGGCAAATTGCAGAAGCACTTGCACTAATCAACGATATTCGAGCCAGATGGGGATTGATATTGTTAGGGCCTAGTGGAGGGTCTACTACTCGTACTTACGACAATGTAGTCTATACAGAGGCCACTTTGATGGATCACCTGATGTATGTAGAGAAACCTCTGGAGATGTCAGTAGAAGGGCATGCCACGCGATGGATAGACTTGCGTAGATGGGGCAAGATTGGTGAGAATTTCGAAAAACTATCGAAGGAAACCTACTATCTGGTGGATTATACACATTCTAAAATGGACGGTACCACGGCTACACGATTCAAGTCATCATTGGTGCTTAATCCAGGGGCTTTGGCATCAATCACGGTAGACTATGAATATGATCTGACTGCAGCAAACTACAACCCAGAGCTGCATGATTATCTGCCAATTCCATCCAGCGAAGTGGTGAGCAACCCAAATATTAAGTAA